A region from the Colwellia sp. PAMC 21821 genome encodes:
- a CDS encoding fatty acid cis/trans isomerase, whose product MIANSQFDDMFGIAEPQARMVVNNSPQAEFYHDEVQPIIEQRCVVCHGCYDAPCQLKLSSAQGIDRGANKDLVYDGTRLLAATPQRLFVDNDSTQAWRNNGFYGVLNERQQSPALNQQASVMSRLLSLKQQHPLPKGTILPKQFNFSLDREQQCPTDVEMDNYAQNYPDWGMPFGLPALSKPEDKILQDWLRNGAKMAPLPPLKDNYIAQIATWENYLNGDSLKEKLVSRYLYEHWFIAHLYFSELPAGEFFKVVRSRTPPGQPIDVIATRRPYDDPGVERVYYRLWREQGSILEKTHMPYALNNDRLITFTQLFFQDNYQVKTLPSYQPEVASNPFKAFEAIPSISRYKFLLEEAEFTIMNFIKSPVCRGQVALNVINDHFWVFFVNPNEKNAKDHSAFYSEQQDDLALPSAAESNAYIITNWLKYSKLQRSYMHTKATRMNKAFPNGEHLTTDQIWAGDGDNTNAALTIFRHIDSATVVKGLVGRPPQTSWVIDYGLLERIHYLLAAGFDVYGNIGHQLNTRLYMDFLRIEGEFNFLALLPPETRKAELNKWYQGVSDSQKEYLMAPHKLFSQPSGINYQTEQPKQELYQLLKQKVKPVLVTDNNLVNKSTPKSHRKALDKLQHLVGGPVTLMPQITFLSIQGEEQTHYYSVLRNNAHSNITSLLGEDENRLPEQDTITVTSGLVGAYPDVFVNVSESQLNNYVKSVMALSTTADYQKLMDNYAIRRTDPNFWQHSDAVHADNKKQHPYKAGLFDYNRLQNR is encoded by the coding sequence ATGATAGCCAATAGCCAATTTGATGATATGTTCGGCATAGCAGAACCTCAAGCACGTATGGTAGTAAATAACTCACCTCAAGCCGAGTTTTATCATGATGAAGTACAGCCAATTATTGAACAGCGCTGTGTTGTTTGCCATGGTTGTTACGACGCACCTTGTCAATTGAAACTATCGTCTGCACAAGGTATAGACCGAGGTGCAAACAAAGATTTAGTGTATGACGGAACTCGACTCCTAGCCGCTACACCACAGCGCTTATTTGTAGATAATGACAGCACTCAGGCATGGCGTAACAACGGTTTTTATGGCGTACTCAACGAACGTCAACAGTCGCCAGCTCTTAATCAGCAAGCAAGCGTAATGTCGAGATTACTCTCACTTAAACAACAGCACCCTCTGCCAAAAGGTACAATATTACCTAAGCAATTTAACTTCTCGTTAGATAGAGAGCAGCAGTGTCCAACAGACGTTGAAATGGATAATTACGCGCAAAACTATCCAGATTGGGGTATGCCGTTTGGCTTGCCTGCACTATCAAAGCCTGAAGATAAAATTTTGCAAGATTGGTTACGTAACGGTGCAAAAATGGCACCACTGCCACCATTAAAAGACAATTATATTGCCCAAATAGCTACCTGGGAAAACTACTTAAACGGTGACTCTTTAAAAGAAAAACTCGTCAGTCGATATTTATACGAGCATTGGTTTATCGCTCACCTTTATTTTTCTGAATTGCCTGCAGGGGAATTCTTTAAAGTCGTACGTTCTAGAACGCCACCTGGCCAACCCATTGACGTTATTGCCACCCGACGACCTTATGACGATCCCGGTGTTGAGCGAGTTTATTATCGTTTATGGCGCGAGCAAGGCAGCATATTAGAAAAAACTCACATGCCGTATGCATTAAACAATGACCGTTTAATAACATTTACGCAGTTATTTTTTCAAGATAACTACCAAGTAAAAACTTTACCTTCATATCAGCCGGAAGTAGCTTCAAACCCTTTTAAAGCTTTTGAAGCAATACCCTCTATTTCTCGTTATAAATTTTTGCTAGAAGAAGCAGAATTTACCATCATGAATTTCATTAAAAGCCCTGTTTGTAGAGGGCAAGTCGCATTGAATGTAATTAACGATCATTTTTGGGTATTCTTTGTCAATCCAAATGAAAAAAATGCCAAAGATCACTCGGCATTTTATAGCGAACAACAAGATGACTTAGCCTTACCTTCTGCTGCAGAAAGCAATGCCTATATCATTACTAACTGGTTGAAGTACTCTAAGCTTCAGCGCTCGTATATGCACACTAAAGCCACAAGAATGAATAAAGCATTCCCTAATGGCGAGCATCTAACAACAGATCAAATTTGGGCAGGTGACGGCGACAACACTAATGCTGCATTAACTATTTTTCGCCATATTGACTCAGCAACCGTGGTTAAAGGCTTAGTCGGTCGTCCTCCTCAAACATCTTGGGTAATTGACTATGGTTTGTTAGAACGTATTCACTACCTATTAGCCGCTGGTTTTGACGTATATGGCAATATTGGTCATCAATTAAATACCCGTTTATATATGGACTTTTTGCGAATAGAAGGTGAATTTAACTTTCTGGCATTATTACCGCCTGAAACCCGAAAAGCCGAACTAAACAAATGGTATCAAGGCGTATCTGACAGTCAAAAAGAATACTTGATGGCTCCACATAAATTGTTTTCTCAACCTTCAGGTATAAATTATCAAACAGAGCAGCCTAAACAGGAGCTCTATCAGTTATTAAAACAAAAGGTAAAACCGGTATTAGTGACGGATAATAATTTGGTCAATAAAAGTACCCCAAAAAGTCATCGTAAAGCGCTTGATAAATTGCAGCACTTAGTTGGCGGCCCCGTTACCTTAATGCCACAAATTACCTTTTTATCAATACAAGGCGAAGAACAAACACATTACTATTCTGTACTGCGCAATAATGCCCACAGTAATATAACAAGCTTGTTAGGTGAAGATGAAAACCGTTTACCTGAGCAAGATACCATTACGGTTACTAGTGGCTTGGTAGGCGCTTACCCTGATGTATTCGTTAATGTGAGCGAATCACAATTAAATAATTACGTTAAATCTGTAATGGCATTGAGCACAACCGCTGACTATCAAAAATTAATGGACAACTATGCCATACGCAGAACCGATCCTAACTTTTGGCAGCATAGCGATGCCGTACATGCAGACAATAAAAAACAGCACCCTTATAAAGCTGGACTGTTTGATTACAATCGCTTACAGAATAGGTAA
- a CDS encoding hydratase gives MTPEKFTEAAQQFLARRVSGTKTYRLADVIKPLTIEEALAVQQEIIKLRPDVVAGWKCLLPLAEDKLIIAPIFSETMQKGEQCWLMKDNAKVRIEPEIAFVLSKDLPARDEEYSEAEIDEAIGSCHMALELIQSRFAEDSDALFPERLADCLANQGLYIGPEIDRTTAFSASKISLFISQTEKSGELSEQIFDGVHPNPLPQLPVYWAINFMTKRGTTFKQGEALTTGSYAGVVELDFDKKTHIEYAGIGKFDVIFKELI, from the coding sequence ATGACACCAGAAAAGTTTACAGAAGCTGCACAGCAGTTTTTAGCACGAAGAGTTTCCGGTACAAAAACTTACCGTTTAGCTGATGTAATTAAACCGCTAACAATTGAAGAGGCATTAGCGGTTCAACAGGAAATAATTAAGCTTCGCCCTGACGTTGTAGCAGGTTGGAAATGTTTATTACCGTTGGCAGAAGACAAGCTTATTATTGCGCCAATTTTCAGTGAAACCATGCAAAAGGGTGAGCAATGTTGGTTAATGAAAGATAATGCTAAGGTTCGAATTGAACCTGAAATTGCCTTTGTACTTAGTAAAGATTTACCTGCACGAGATGAAGAATACTCTGAAGCCGAAATAGATGAGGCTATTGGCAGTTGTCATATGGCGTTAGAGTTAATACAAAGTCGTTTTGCCGAAGACTCAGATGCATTGTTCCCTGAGCGCTTGGCAGACTGTTTAGCAAACCAAGGGTTATATATTGGTCCTGAAATTGATAGAACAACAGCATTTTCTGCTAGTAAAATTTCGCTTTTTATAAGTCAAACTGAAAAAAGTGGTGAGTTAAGCGAGCAAATATTTGATGGTGTTCATCCTAACCCATTACCGCAACTTCCGGTTTATTGGGCGATAAACTTTATGACAAAACGTGGCACTACCTTTAAGCAAGGCGAAGCATTAACAACAGGTTCGTACGCGGGTGTAGTTGAATTAGATTTTGATAAAAAAACGCACATTGAATATGCAGGTATTGGTAAGTTCGACGTTATTTTTAAAGAACTAATTTAA
- a CDS encoding AEC family transporter has translation MLTEFLSTLNLSFSVTGPIFMMVVIGGILKHYGVIGKAFVDQSSILVFKISLPVLLGMSMIRTDIATVFDPGTIATASLSTLLVFLLLTLTAFVFVKNPRDKGVYVQGAFRGNLAIVGLALCVNLYGEAGIAKASIVMSVLSLVYNILSIYTLTTTLTDKKLNFIAMMVSITKNPLIIGIVLGIIINLRHIPVHPVLMQTGDYLGQLTLPLALLCIGASLSFSDMKDTKVVASVAVIAKLIVTPIIITSIGYASGFSSMDLGILFLMSSTPTAAASYIMVKAMKGNETLAANIIVMSTVASLFTVSIGLAILKSFALI, from the coding sequence GCCCTATTTTTATGATGGTTGTGATAGGTGGCATACTTAAGCACTATGGTGTAATTGGTAAAGCATTTGTCGATCAATCGTCAATACTGGTGTTTAAAATATCACTCCCTGTTTTGCTTGGCATGAGTATGATAAGAACTGATATCGCTACGGTATTTGACCCTGGCACTATTGCGACCGCGTCGCTTTCCACTTTACTGGTATTTTTGCTATTAACGCTAACGGCGTTTGTTTTTGTTAAAAACCCGCGAGATAAAGGCGTGTATGTGCAAGGGGCTTTTCGTGGAAATTTAGCGATTGTCGGTTTAGCACTTTGTGTCAATTTATATGGGGAAGCAGGCATTGCTAAAGCGTCTATTGTTATGTCAGTATTGTCGCTGGTGTATAACATTTTGTCTATTTACACCTTAACGACAACGCTAACGGATAAAAAGCTTAATTTCATCGCAATGATGGTCAGTATCACTAAAAACCCACTCATCATAGGTATTGTGCTCGGTATTATTATTAACTTACGGCATATACCGGTGCATCCTGTATTAATGCAAACAGGAGATTATTTAGGGCAACTTACCCTACCTTTAGCCCTACTTTGCATTGGCGCTAGTTTGTCGTTTTCTGATATGAAAGACACTAAAGTTGTCGCCTCAGTCGCGGTTATCGCCAAACTGATTGTAACGCCGATTATCATTACTTCTATCGGTTATGCGAGTGGTTTTTCATCAATGGATTTGGGTATACTATTTTTAATGTCTAGCACCCCAACAGCTGCGGCAAGCTACATAATGGTAAAAGCCATGAAAGGTAATGAAACATTAGCTGCCAATATTATTGTGATGAGCACAGTGGCGTCATTATTTACCGTCAGCATTGGTTTAGCGATTCTCAAATCTTTCGCGTTAATTTAG